Within the Dialister hominis genome, the region TACGGCGCCTTTACCGGAACCCTGACGGGTGCCGATCGGCTTAGCGGTTACTGGTTTGTCCGGGAAAATCTTGATCCATACTTTGCCGCCGCGCTTTGTGTAACGGGTCATGGCAATACGTGCTGCTTCAATCTGGCGGCTTGTGATCCAGGACGGTTCAGTTGCTACCAGGCCGAATTCACCGTAAGTAACGGTGTTGCCGCGATGTTCCTTGCCTTTCATACGGCCGCGGAACTGCTTGCGATATTTAGTACGCTTCGGAATTAACATCAGGAATCACTCCTTTCAGAGTTTTTCGGTCTGCGGTCTCTGCGATCACCACGACGGCCGCCTCTTCTGTTGCCTTCATGGCGGTTGTTGCCGCGGTCTTTATTGGTACGAACGTTTTCGTTTTCTTCAACGACTTCGCCAGGAGCGAGTTCGCCTTTGTAGATCCAGACTTTGATGCCGATTGCACCATAGGTGGTGTGAGCGGTTGTTACGCCGTAATCAATGTTGGCTCTCAGAGTCTGAAGCGGAATGGAACCTTCACGGTAGCTTTCGGAACGAGCGATTTCTGCGCCGCCGAGACGACCGGAAACGGTTACCTTGATACCCTTAGCGCCTGCACGCATGGTTCTGCCAACTGCCTGTTTAACAGCGCGGCGGAAGCCGATACGTCTTTCAAGCTGGGAAGCGATGTTTTCGCCAACCAGGATAGCGCTCATATCTACGGATCTGATTTCGAGGATATCGATATCGACATCTTTGTCGGTAACAACAGCGAGGGCTTTCTTAATGTCCTCAATACCTGTGCCGCCGCGGCCGATTACCATACCCGGCTTAGCTGTGTAAATAGCAATCTTAACGCGATTGCCTACGCGTTTAATGCCAATCTTGGAGATCCCTGCAGCAAACAGGTGCTTCTTTAAAAACTGGCGGATTTTGGCATCTTCCACAAGCAGTGCAGCATAATCTTTTTCTGCAAACCATTTGGAATCCCAGTCATCGATCACGCCTACACGCATTCCATGCGGATTAACTTTCTGACCCAAAACGTTTCCCTCCTTCGACTATTCTTTTTCAAAAACTTTTACCGTCAGTGTACTGGTACGTTTCATAATCCCGAAAGCCTGTCCACGGGAGCGTGGATGCACTCTCTTCATAATCGGGCCTGCATCTACAAAAATTGTGGAGATGTAGAGATTATCAATGTTCATGTTGTTGTTGTTTTCTGCATTTGCCATAGCGCTTCTCAGGCATTTTTCAATGATCTTAGAAGCAGCTTTTGGAGTGTTGTGCAGAATAGAAATGGCTTCTCCCGCTTTCTTGCCGCGGATAAGGTTGGCTACGATGCGAACCTTACGGGGAGAAATACGGATATTTCTAGATATTGCCTGAACTTCCATTTGTTTCCTCCCTTATTTCGCCTTATCGGTCTTGTTATGGCCTTTGAAAGTACGGGTCGGAGCGAATTCGCCAAGCTTATGGCCGACCATATCTTCAGTGATGTAAACCGGTACGTGCTTTCTGCCGTCGTGAACAGCGATTGTGTGTCCAACGAAGCTCGGCAGGATTGTAGATGCACGGGACCAGGTCTTGATGATTTTCTGTTCTTTAGTCTCGTTCAGCGCGTTGATCTTCTTTTCCAGAGAGAAAGCGACGAACGGGCCTTTTTTAACGGATCTGGACAATTTTACTCCTCCTTATCTTACTTACGTCTCTTAACAATCAGTTTAGTAGACGCTTTTCTGTTGTCCCTGGTCTTTACGCCGTAAGCAGGTTTACCCCAGGGTGTAACAGGACGCTTACGTCCGACAGGAGATTTACCCTCGCCGCCGCCATGCGGATGATCGTTCGGGTTCATGGAAACGCCGCGGTTAGCAGGACGAACGCCGAGCCAGCGGTTTCTTCCGGCCTTGCCGAGTGTAATGTTTTCATGATCTTCGTTGCCGATGGTTCCGATGGTTGCACGGCAGCGAATGTGTACTCTTCTCAGTTCGCCGGATGGCAGACGCAGCAGAGCATAGTCGCCTTCCTTAGCCATCAGCTGAGCGGAAGCGCCAGCTGAACGAACCATCTGGCCGCCCTTGCCGATCTTCAGTTCAACGTTATGAACGATGGTACCGAGAGGAATGTTGGTGAAAGGCAGGCAGTTGCCGACTTTGATATCGGATTCTGGTCCGCTTACGACCTGGTCGCCAACCTTCAGTCCCTTAGGAGCGAGGATGTAGCGTTTTTCGCCATCTGCATAGTGCAGC harbors:
- the rplP gene encoding 50S ribosomal protein L16, producing MLIPKRTKYRKQFRGRMKGKEHRGNTVTYGEFGLVATEPSWITSRQIEAARIAMTRYTKRGGKVWIKIFPDKPVTAKPIGTRQGSGKGAVEYWVAVVRPGRVMFEMGGIPVETAKEAMRLASHKLPIKTKFLVKGQEVAGE
- the rpsC gene encoding 30S ribosomal protein S3; amino-acid sequence: MGQKVNPHGMRVGVIDDWDSKWFAEKDYAALLVEDAKIRQFLKKHLFAAGISKIGIKRVGNRVKIAIYTAKPGMVIGRGGTGIEDIKKALAVVTDKDVDIDILEIRSVDMSAILVGENIASQLERRIGFRRAVKQAVGRTMRAGAKGIKVTVSGRLGGAEIARSESYREGSIPLQTLRANIDYGVTTAHTTYGAIGIKVWIYKGELAPGEVVEENENVRTNKDRGNNRHEGNRRGGRRGDRRDRRPKNSERSDS
- the rplV gene encoding 50S ribosomal protein L22 — its product is MEVQAISRNIRISPRKVRIVANLIRGKKAGEAISILHNTPKAASKIIEKCLRSAMANAENNNNMNIDNLYISTIFVDAGPIMKRVHPRSRGQAFGIMKRTSTLTVKVFEKE
- the rpsS gene encoding 30S ribosomal protein S19, coding for MSRSVKKGPFVAFSLEKKINALNETKEQKIIKTWSRASTILPSFVGHTIAVHDGRKHVPVYITEDMVGHKLGEFAPTRTFKGHNKTDKAK
- the rplB gene encoding 50S ribosomal protein L2; translation: MAYKSFKPYTPGRRQMTVSTFEEITTDRPEKSLLAPVHNHGGRNGSGKMTVRHQGGGRKRQYRLIDFKRDKDNIPATVATIEYDPNRTCRIALLHYADGEKRYILAPKGLKVGDQVVSGPESDIKVGNCLPFTNIPLGTIVHNVELKIGKGGQMVRSAGASAQLMAKEGDYALLRLPSGELRRVHIRCRATIGTIGNEDHENITLGKAGRNRWLGVRPANRGVSMNPNDHPHGGGEGKSPVGRKRPVTPWGKPAYGVKTRDNRKASTKLIVKRRK